CGCCGTCCTGCAGTCCTCGGACTGCGCCGTGGTCGTCCGGGCGATCGACCGCCCGGAGCTGACCGGACTGTACGTGGCGGACCCCGAGGTGCTGCGGACGATCGACCGCGGGCGCACCAAGGGCATCGCGAGCACGCTCTGGGGCGGGGTGCTCGACCGCATCGACCAGACGCTCTCCTCTTCGCGGGACGACGACCTCACGGCGCGACTGTGCCTGAACTGGTCGAACCGCGTCGTCCGGGCCCTCGTCCGCGTCGAGGACGACGCCGTCTTCGCACGCACGGTCCAGCTGCTCTACATCCAGGCGCTTCTCGCGGGTCACCACCCCCTCTCGGACGCCGATCGGGCGCTCATGACCAGCGCCCTCTCCGACCTCGTCTCACTCTCCGCCGGCATCGAGGGGGACACTCTCCCCTTCGACGCGCGCTGACACCCCCCGACTACCCGAAGGGCCCTCCATGGCACGTCCGAAGAAGCGCTTCCAGCAGCTCATCGAGGAGATCGATCGCACCCCGTGGGGCCCGGCGGAGCAGGCCCTCGTGGCGGAGGCGGTCGCGCTGGCCATCGAGATCGGCGACGAACGGCTGGAATACGAAGCCCGGATGCGGCAGACCGCGTCGGCGAACATGGTCGGCGCCACCGACGTCATGCTGAACTCCTTCGCGTGGTGCCTCGCGCATCACGACGCCGACCCGCAGCGGTTCCCCGCCGACCTCGACAACGGCGGCGCCGACCTGATGTGGCAGTTCAAGTGGATGGCGTCTTCGCTGCGCTCCTCCCCCGCCTTCTCGCAGGAGCAGATCGCCGCGGTGCTCGACGACATGGAGTCGCACTACCGTGCCGCAGGACTCGGCCTCAGCGGCGTGCTGACCGCCCGCTTCGAGGACGCCTGGGACGCCGGCCGGTTCGACGCCGCCGAAGCCCTCCGCGTGCAGCTCGAGGCCACGCCGCGCGACGAGCACAGCCACTGCGACGCGTGCAGCCGCAGCCAGTTCGCGGGATTCTTCGCGGAGACCGATCGCGACGCCGACGCCATCCGGCTCGTCGAGGAGATGATCGAGGGCGGTTTCTCCTGCGGCGAGGAGCCGGAGCACGCGCTCTCCCGCGTCCTCCTCCCGTACCTCCGCGCCGGACGCACGGAAGATGCGAAGACCGCGCACCTGCGCAGCTACCGACTGGCCAAGGACAACCCCGACAACCTGCGCATCGTGGCGAACAACATCGTGTTCGCCGCGATCACCGGCAACGAGGCGCGGGCGCTGGCCCTGATCGAGAAGCACGTCGCGTGGCTCGCCCACGACGGCCTCAACGTCGACGCACACTTCGCCGCCCTCACGGCGTTCGCGGTCGCTCTCGACCGCGTCACCGCCGCCGGCCACGGCGACACCCCGGTCCGCGGTGCCGACGCCCCTGCACTCGTGCCGCTGCTCGGGGCCCACGACGGCCCGTGGAGCGCCGCCGACCTCGCCGCGGCCGCCTGGTCCACGGCCGAGCGCATCGGGGCGCAGTTCGACGAGCGGGACGGCACCGACGGCCACGCCCGCAGCCTCGCCCGGATGCGCGCTCTCGCCGACGAGAGCTACGACGTCCCGATCCGCTCCGATGCGTTCGTCGCCCCGGCCCCGGCCGCCACTCCGGCGGATCCGGAGGCCTGGTACGAGCGGGCGATGCAGCTCGCGCAGTTCGGCGCCGAGCAGGAGACCCTCGCCGCGCTCCCGCACGCCCTGGAGGTCGACGACCCCGCCCAGCGCGCGCAGCTCCTGTCGATGCACCTCGGCATCCTCGTCGCGCTCGATCGCGTGGACGAGGCCGAGCGCCTCCTCCCCGAGCGGATCGCCGCCCTGCGGGCCGCAGGGAACGACGCGCAGGCCGACCTCGAGGAGCGTCTGAAGCTCGCGACCTTCGGGCTGCACACCGACGAGACCATGGCGGCACTCGAAGAGGAGTTGGCCGCGGCCGACCGTCTGCCGGCCTGGTCGCGCGGCGACCTGGCCATCAGCCGCGCGTCGCTGCACCTCAGGGCCGAGGAGCCGGACGCGGCCCTCGACCTCGCCGAGCTCGCGGCCCGCTCGTTCGCGGAGGCGGAGGACACCCGGCTGTCCAACACGACCACCCTCGTGGCGATCGGCGCCGTGCTGAGCAAGGGCGACCTCGACGCCGGCCGCACGCTCCTCGACCGCTTCCTCGCCCAGGACGACCTGTCCGCCGGTCATCGGGCCCACGCGCTGCAGACTCGGGCCCGCGTGCGGGGCGGCACGGGCGCGTACCAGGATGGGGCGACGGACGCCGACGAGGTGTGCCGGCTGCTCGCCGAGCTCGGCGCCACGCGGGCTCTCGCCGACGCCCATGTGCTCGCGGGCGCGCTCTGGGAGGACGCCGAGGAGCCCGAGAAGGCCGTCACCCGCTACCGTCTGGCTGCTCGGCTGCAGGATGACGGCGATCGCACCGGCGTGGACTTCCGGCTGGCCAGGGCGATGCTCCGCGCGGGAGACGCCGAGGAGGCCGCGGAGCTCTTCGGCGACGTGCTCCAGCGCGAGGAGGACGCCGAGACGCCCGCCGGCTCCCGTGCCATGACCGCCTCTCTCCTCGCCCGGT
This genomic stretch from Microbacterium sp. Nx66 harbors:
- a CDS encoding tetratricopeptide repeat protein, which codes for MARPKKRFQQLIEEIDRTPWGPAEQALVAEAVALAIEIGDERLEYEARMRQTASANMVGATDVMLNSFAWCLAHHDADPQRFPADLDNGGADLMWQFKWMASSLRSSPAFSQEQIAAVLDDMESHYRAAGLGLSGVLTARFEDAWDAGRFDAAEALRVQLEATPRDEHSHCDACSRSQFAGFFAETDRDADAIRLVEEMIEGGFSCGEEPEHALSRVLLPYLRAGRTEDAKTAHLRSYRLAKDNPDNLRIVANNIVFAAITGNEARALALIEKHVAWLAHDGLNVDAHFAALTAFAVALDRVTAAGHGDTPVRGADAPALVPLLGAHDGPWSAADLAAAAWSTAERIGAQFDERDGTDGHARSLARMRALADESYDVPIRSDAFVAPAPAATPADPEAWYERAMQLAQFGAEQETLAALPHALEVDDPAQRAQLLSMHLGILVALDRVDEAERLLPERIAALRAAGNDAQADLEERLKLATFGLHTDETMAALEEELAAADRLPAWSRGDLAISRASLHLRAEEPDAALDLAELAARSFAEAEDTRLSNTTTLVAIGAVLSKGDLDAGRTLLDRFLAQDDLSAGHRAHALQTRARVRGGTGAYQDGATDADEVCRLLAELGATRALADAHVLAGALWEDAEEPEKAVTRYRLAARLQDDGDRTGVDFRLARAMLRAGDAEEAAELFGDVLQREEDAETPAGSRAMTASLLARSLAESGEFGQAVGAHGYAAELFGQAEAHADQAMAMTEQAKILARFEEHDDAVRLLEGAADIARRAPEAVGALSEVLHSLGQAYGGCGDERAFPLFDEVAALAQEHEAGWLLADVTDSRGRALAQLGRIDESVAAALTAADGFAALGDQGAAGSSELFAGRVLAGNDRPADAVPVYRSALDHAESFPPLRQVAALELGDVLEALGRHAEAAEVRALVES